The sequence ttacctgtattaatggcacctgtttgaaattgttatcagtgtaaaagacacctgtccacaacctcaaacagtcacactccaaactccactatggccaagaccaaagagctgtcaaaggacaccagaaacaaaattgtagacctgcaccaggctgggaagactgaatctgcaataggtaagcagcttggtttgaagaaatcaactgtgggagcaattattaggaaatggaagacatacaagaccactgataatctccctcgatctggggctccacgcaagatctcaccccgtggggtcaaattgatcacaagaacggtgagcaaaaatcccagaaccacacggggggacctagtgaatgacctgcagagagctgggaccaaagtaacaaagcctaccatcagtaacacacgacgccgccagggactcaaatcctgcagtgccagacgtgtcctcctgcttaagccagtacatgtccaggcccgtctgaagtttgctagagtgcatttggatgatccagaagaggattgggagaatgtcatatggtcagatgaaaccaaaatataactttttggtaaaaactcaactcgtcgtgtttggaggacaaagaatgctgagttgcatccaaagaacaccatacctactgtgaagcatttcaaggtcctggagtggcctagccagtctccagatctcaaccccatagaaaatctttggagggagttgaaagtccgtgttgcccagcgacagccccaaaacatcactgctctagagaagatctgcatgaaggaatgggccaaaataccagcaacagtgtgtgaaaaccttgtgaagacttacagaaaacgtttgacctgtgtcattgccaacaaagggtatataacaaagtattgagaaacttttgttgttgaccaaatacttattttccaccataatttgcaaataaattcataaaaaatcctacaatgtgattttctaagatttttctttctcattttgtctgtcatagttgacgtgtacctatgatgaaaattacaggcctctctcatctttttaagtgggagaacttgcacaattggtggctgactaaatactttttttccccactgtaagtaaggAGACATCTGTTTCCGCTATAGAGCCATTCATCAAAATAAATATTCATTCAGTATCTtggagttgagaggagagagaaaatgtaATAATCCTGTGTATTAGAAAGGCCACCCCACACCTTCTACCTGAATAATGGGAAGGAAAAAAATGTGGTTAGCCCATGACCTACTAAGTTTCCGGTGTTCTATATCAGATAAATGTGTTTCTTGTAGAAAGGCTACTTGGCAGCGTAGATGTTTCAACTGCATTAGTATTTTCTTCCTCTTGATTTGACTATGAAGGCCCTTCACATTATAACTCACAACTTTAAGTGAAGTCATTTTGAAAACGAAATGGAGCATAGGGAATTCTGTGTGggcaaaaaagtaaaaaaatacaaatacggAGGGGGGATGGACAATACTGAAAACTGTAATAAAGCAAAACAGTGTCACATAAGATTAATTTGGATAGTGAAACAAACTGTACAACAGGACAATGTACATCAGAAATGTTTTTTGTCTTCCACACAACTGACCTTTCTCTGTCGAGTCTCTCTGCTAAACCTAGACACATTACTCCGGCTTAACCTAGACACATTACCCGGAAAACGTGTCGCATTCTGCCTGAGAGGATGAGGAGCAGCCAGACTACCCATAAAAGCGTCTGGGCCTCAGTACGCTCAGTACGAGTAATACAAATACatcaaataaaatataaaataaaaaaacagacctTAGTCGAAAATGAAATGGAGGTCTTTGGCGCTTCACTAAACCAAATACCACCTCCACTCGAACCCTGTCTATTGTTATTACTAGTCAGATCGTATGATGGCAACAGattgtgcattcggaaagtattcagaccccttgactttttcaacattttgttacgttacagcattattctaaattgtatttattttattttattctcatcaataccccaaaatgacgaagtgaaaacaggtttttagaaattttagcaaagttattaaaaattaaaaacagaaataccttatttacataagtattcagaccctttgctatgagactcgaaatagaactcaggtgcatcctgtttccattgatcatccttgagatgtttctacaacttgattggagttcacctgtggtcaattcaattgattggacatgatttggaaaggcacacacatgtttatataaggtcccacagttgacagtgcatgtcagagcaaaaaccaagagctccgagacaggattttgtcaaggcaaagatctagggaagggtaccaaaacatttctgcagcattgaaggtccccaagaacacagtggcctccatcattcttaaatggaagaagtttagaaccaccaatacttttccaagagctggccgcccggccaaactgagcaatcgggggagaagggccttggacaggaacccgatggtcactctgacagaactccagaattcctctgtggagatgggagaaccttccagaagaacaaccatccctgcagccctccaccaatcaggcctttatggtagagtggccagactgaagcccctcctcagtaaaaggcacatgaaagcccacttggagtttgcaaaaggcacctaaagactctcagaccatgagaaacaaaattatctggtctgatgaaaccaggattgaactctttggcctgaatgccaagcgtcacatctggaggaaacctggcaccatccctacggtgaagcgtggtggcagcatcatgctgtggggatgtttttcagcggcagggactggtagactagtcaggatcaagggaaagatgaacagagcaaagtacagagagatccttgatgaaaacgtgctccagagcgttcaggacctcagactggggggaaggttcatcttccaacatgacaagaaccctaagcacacagccaagaaaatgcaggagtggcttcgggacaagcctctgaatgtccttgagtggcccaaccagagcccggacttgaacccgattagaatatctctggagagacctgaaaatagctgtgcagcgatgctccccatccaacctgacagagcttgagatgatctgcagataagaatgtactgagtaaaggatctgagtacttatgtaaatgtgatatttcagttttttatttttaatacatttgcaaaaaattctaaaacctgtttttgctttgtcattatggggtattgtgtgtagattgatgaggaaaaaacaagcaatgttatccattttagaataaggggtctgaatactttccgaatgcactgtacttttcACAGAGTCGTGAcggaacgacgacatggataatatacagttggctgggttttacGTGCATCGGTAAGACAGAACAGCGacctccggtaagacgaggggtggtggtgtgtgtctatttgtcaataacagctggtgcgcgatgtctaatattaaggaagtctcaaggttctcatgataagctgtgcaccacactatttaccaagagttttcatctatactttttgtagctgtctatttactcCCACAAAGCGATGCTgacactaagaccacactcaacgagctgtataaggccataagcaaacaagaaaatgttcatccagaggcggcgctcctagtgtccggggactttaatgcaggttAACTTatatccattttacctcatttctaccagcatgtcacatgtgcaaccagaggaaaaaaactctggaccacctttactccacacacagagacgcatacaaagctctcccttgccctccatttcgCGAATCTGACCATatttctatcctcctgattcctgcttaaaagcaaaaactaaagtaggaattacaagtgactcgctcaatagggaagtggtcagatgacgcagatactaagctacaggactgttttgctagcacagactggaatatgttccgggattcatccgatggcattgaggagtacaccacctcagtcaccggcttcatcaataagtgcatcgatgacgtcgtccccacagtgaccgtacgtacataccccaaccagaagccatggattacaggcaacatccgcaacgagctaaagggtagagctgccgctttcaaggagtgggtcTCTAACTCGGACGCTTAATAGAAATCGTGATATGCCCtctgtcttgttttgtatgctttgtacaaaataataaaatgcaggatgACGGGATCTTTATAAAcatagctctttattaactagctataacatttgaaagtgcatgtgccttttactgggagctgttcaccaccataaccagtcagtctgcgcgtggtgggctgtagctcgcactcagatgtcaagcttctgtacttatTCAAAtgaataatgtttacttgtgcaccagtgtctagtttgaatttgAGCTCTGTGCCTTGTgttcctatctcaatgtcagcaaaggcttgctctgtctctgatatctgacttttctgtgtcactgaatcaacaaacagttcatcagcatttgactctttgattgacatttcatcttcactcactgtatgtactgtttttccacggtaagCTCTGCACACCTTTGCAAAGGGATTCCATTTTCCACATatagtacactgtttgcctttagctggaCAATTTCCTTGTTtgccatgcactttgtatccacaatatccccttgttttggggcgtttggagtctgtgtcgctctgttttggagttctgtctctctccgttctgaaacatgtCCTCTGGGCACcggaggtgtgctttgatgtctgcctgactgcgtgcactgcttgttcacgtgatgcgctcgTGCTGCCACCGAAATtgttttcatctgaacctgtgctagcttgtgagatctggctatgtcgatagctttgtccagcgttagCTCAGacccaacattcaaaagtttctctctcactcgcgatgagtgtattccaaatacaatacggtccctgaccatctcatccttgtttgcataatcacagtctttcacaagcagacgcagctcagtgacaaactgttcaaacgattcgcTAGCTCCctgtactttctcatggaatttgtacctagcgaaaattgtattggtctttggcataacatatgcttcaaaacaatcgtagtatgttttcagtacctttgattcagcctcggtaagtgtccattcccggggtaagttgtgccaagagaccacttttttgtaCAAGCTATGTTTTCAGTCTTGCATTCTCATCTCATCTAAGTAACGGAATTCGCCAGTCTTCCTTAGCCACTTATGTAGTTTAGTCTCTCGCAAAAATAGGTTTCTAACCTTTTCAAAGGtaatttcctggttaaataaaacatttaaataaatattaGGCTTTGGACAGTTTGCTTTTGCTTGCAAAATGAACAGACCTTTATCAACAAGCATCAAATACAGCAACAATACAGGCGTTTGTAcgaatactttaaaaaaaaaatacaatatttcatTAACATCTGACCGTACAAATGACAGAACCAGTGTACTCACATAGTACATACCAACAGAGCAGAGCCTTGGAATAGGCTGGACTATGGAACTGAGAAAGAAGGTGTAGCGGAGGTGAGCCGAACTCACGCTCTTGTGATGAAGTAGCCCTGTCTGACTTTGGTTTCCCAAGTGGGAGGCCGGGGTTCAGATCCCACCcgtgacgtgtgtgtgtatatttctgAATTAGAGACATCTCTGCAGTGGCAAGTCATATGAAGTGTCACACTAATTGTCTTCATCGTCGGTGTTGTCGATCTCCAACTCTGGTCGTGGTCTTGTTTGTGTGTGAGGTTGGTGGGATGTCTCTAAATTGGAGTCTGCAGTTCGTGGGGCAGAGAAAGCTCATCTATCTGCACCACAGCCAAAGGACTCAACACATCCCTGCTCCGCAGCCtgcagaggtgagagagagagggaacacacTCTACATAAACACACGCGCACCATTATTTTTCCCAGTGGTTGAATGCACGTGTTATTACTTTTCCTCCAGCCTGGAACCAATCACACACAGCAGGACATTGAGTGGGACTAATCAATATCAGCTGACAAAATCAACATCCAGGAGGCTGGCAAGTGAGGAGCAGAGGTAGCTAAATGCAATATGAATGCCATACATGCGCATATAGTACATGTATTACAGCATTATCATGTAGCACACAGCATTAAACACAAGacattctctctgtgtgtgtgtgtgtgtgtgtctgtctgtcttacatATTAGGCCGAAGCAGTAGCGAGGGCTCCAGTCCTGCCTGCAGTGGCGAGTGCTCCAGTCCTGCCTGCAGTGGCGAGGGCTCCAGTCCTGCCTGCAGTGGCGAGGGCTCCAGTCATGCCTGCAGTGGCGAGGGCTCCAGTCCTGCCTACAGTGGCGAGGGCTCCAGTCCTGCCTGCAGTGGCGAGGGCTCCAGTCCTGCCAGCAGTGGCGAGGACTCCAGTCCTGCCAGCAGTGGCGAGGGCTCCAGTCCTGCCTGCAGTGGCGAGGGCTCCAGTCCTGCCTACAGTGGCGAGGGCTCCAGTCCTGCCTGCAGTGGCGAGGGCTCCAGTCCTGCCAGCAGTGGCGAGGGCTCCAGTCCTGCCTGCAGTGGCGAGGGCTCCAGTCCTGCCTGCAGTGGCGAGGGCTCCAGTCCTGCCTGCAGTGGCGAGGGCTCCAGTCCTGCCTGCAGTGGCGAGGGCTCCAGTCCTGCCTGCAGTGGCGAGGGCTCCAGTCATGCCTGCAGTGGCGAGGGCTCCAGTCCTCGCCAGTGTAGATTTAAATAATATTACACTTTttaaattatttaattcaattgaTATAATATAAATGTCTATTAGGTTCAATGTTATTATATTGAAGCGGAAAAACTGACATTCATTAAACTGGTGCTTATTTTGTTTCCTGCAGCTTACTCTGGGACTAGGAGAAGTGGGCACATAATGGGATTCTACTAGGACAACCCCCATTCGGGATTCTGCAGTCCATTTGGCATGACTGTGGATGGGTTCTGGGATTTACAAGCTCTCGCTCTCAAACTACCATAATTCTAATGGATATGTAGAGCAGGATATGAGTGGGTGTAATGGATGAAAACCAGTGTGGGGATGTGGACTATTTACTACAAGATGAAGATTCATTAATAGAAGGGGTCAGCAACCCAGTCCTGATTGTGGTAGTTCTGAGTGTCACGTTTTTGATTGGACTAACACTGCTCTGCAGAGAAGATCAACCAAATCACCACCCAGAGAACCAGGAGCATGTGTATGCTGTTCGGGAGCAGCTTCAGCAAACCCCTGCCGAGCCCAGGTTGCAGTACTACACTGATATGTTCTGTCCAGTGTGT is a genomic window of Coregonus clupeaformis isolate EN_2021a unplaced genomic scaffold, ASM2061545v1 scaf0021, whole genome shotgun sequence containing:
- the LOC123483088 gene encoding neurofilament heavy polypeptide-like produces the protein MEECRPSFSSSSPSPPPLPENQTDDCQRTSSVNESDPPFCRSSSEGSSPACSGECSSPACSGEGSSPACSGEGSSHACSGEGSSPAYSGEGSSPACSGEGSSPASSGEDSSPASSGEGSSPACSGEGSSPAYSGEGSSPACSGEGSSPASSGEGSSPACSGEGSSPACSGEGSSPACSGEGSSPACSGEGSSPACSGEGSSHACSGEGSSPRQCRFK